In the genome of Hippoglossus hippoglossus isolate fHipHip1 chromosome 12, fHipHip1.pri, whole genome shotgun sequence, one region contains:
- the zgc:73226 gene encoding BCL2/adenovirus E1B 19 kDa protein-interacting protein 3: protein MSLSGSQTPEDGLYGSWVELEELIAAVSSRESLTGPQDSISSALHGELERILLEAQLECERSKDSPPQVGTPRSTGSPRPNSDQDSDCVTIQEDGERRVDTDWVWDWSSRPENMPPKEFVFQHPKQPSSLSVRKTEVMKRGLFSSDVLLILVPSLLASHLLTLGVGIYIGKRLAASTTSTL from the exons GCTCCTGGGtcgagctggaggagctgatcGCAGCCGTGAGCAGCAGGGAGAGTCTGACAGGGCCGCAGGACAGCATCTCCTCCGCCCTGCATGGAGAGCTAGAGAGGATCCTTCTGGAGGCGCAGCTGGAGTGTGAGAGGAGTAAAGACAG TCCTCCGCAGGTGGGGACTCCTCGGTCCACTGGTTCCCCGAGACCCAACAGTGACCAGGACAGTGACTGTGTCACCATACAG GAGGACGGTGAGCGGCGAGTGGACACAGACTGGGTGTGGGATTGGTCCAGTAGACCTGAAAATATGCCACCAAA agagtttgtgtttcagcacCCGAAGCAGCCGAGCTCCCTCAGCGTTAGGAAGACAGAGGTGATGAAGAGAGGACTCTTCTCCTCCGATGTTCTCCTCATCCTCGTTCCTTCGCTGCTGGCTTCACACCTGCTCACACTCGGCGTCGG gATCTACATAGGAAAGCGACTGGCTGCTTCCACAACTAGCACGCTGTGA